The following are encoded together in the Acinetobacter radioresistens DSM 6976 = NBRC 102413 = CIP 103788 genome:
- a CDS encoding DUF523 domain-containing protein — protein MVKYLISACLVGENVRYNGGNCLQEKLKYLIESHQAISFCPEVAGGLSTPRLPAEIVGGQAQDVFNQQAVVLDSSGQDVTQAFINGAYQTLKMVQQHHISHVILKADSPSCGSKLIYDGSFTGKKITGEGMTAILLRQHGIIVMTEDEFMEQLN, from the coding sequence ATGGTTAAATACTTAATTAGTGCGTGTCTGGTTGGTGAGAATGTGCGCTATAACGGTGGAAACTGCTTGCAGGAAAAGCTGAAATATTTAATTGAATCGCATCAGGCAATCAGTTTCTGTCCAGAAGTAGCAGGAGGGTTAAGTACACCACGATTACCTGCTGAAATTGTAGGTGGTCAGGCACAAGACGTATTTAATCAGCAGGCAGTAGTCTTAGACTCATCTGGTCAGGATGTCACACAGGCTTTTATAAATGGCGCCTATCAAACTTTGAAAATGGTACAACAGCATCATATCAGCCATGTCATTCTAAAAGCAGATAGTCCATCTTGTGGTTCAAAACTGATTTATGATGGCTCATTTACCGGAAAGAAAATTACAGGCGAAGGAATGACTGCTATTTTACTTAGGCAGCATGGAATCATCGTGATGACTGAAGATGAATTTATGGAACAGCTTAATTAA
- a CDS encoding amidohydrolase family protein, whose translation MAACGDDKYEQIRSADLIFESGSVYTMDPKLPEAEAVAVKEGKIVYVGDDTGLKEWRGKDTQIINLKGKILLPGFVDTHNHAYLRAENIYWVNLEAPSLDSYKAATQNFLAKQPEAKQVRGVGWNLNYVLAQAKAAGRSPAQLLDEIVGKDILAVFITHGHHEVWANTRAMQNAGINATTPDPVGAFIDRDSQGTPTGIFREFGAQNLVISTLPQPDFTVAEYKAAILSFQKKSGATAWCDFCSCAIALSNRQFSGGYKSSRY comes from the coding sequence TTGGCTGCTTGTGGTGATGATAAATATGAGCAGATACGCTCAGCGGATCTGATTTTTGAAAGCGGTTCAGTTTATACCATGGACCCCAAATTGCCAGAAGCAGAAGCGGTAGCAGTCAAAGAAGGTAAAATTGTCTATGTAGGTGATGATACGGGACTAAAAGAGTGGCGTGGCAAGGACACCCAAATAATAAACTTGAAGGGAAAAATATTGCTCCCTGGCTTTGTAGATACGCATAATCATGCTTATTTACGTGCAGAAAATATATACTGGGTAAATCTGGAAGCCCCTTCTTTGGACTCTTATAAAGCGGCTACCCAGAATTTTCTTGCAAAGCAGCCTGAAGCCAAGCAGGTACGTGGTGTCGGATGGAACTTGAACTATGTACTGGCACAGGCAAAAGCAGCAGGACGTTCGCCAGCACAACTGCTGGATGAAATTGTGGGTAAAGATATTCTGGCTGTATTTATTACTCATGGACACCATGAAGTATGGGCAAATACCCGAGCCATGCAAAATGCAGGTATCAATGCAACTACTCCAGACCCGGTGGGAGCATTTATTGACCGCGATAGCCAAGGTACCCCAACCGGAATCTTCCGTGAGTTTGGAGCACAAAATCTGGTTATTAGTACACTTCCCCAACCTGACTTTACAGTAGCCGAATATAAAGCTGCCATACTTTCATTTCAAAAAAAATCTGGCGCCACAGCGTGGTGTGACTTCTGTTCTTGTGCCATTGCATTATCCAACAGACAGTTTTCTGGAGGCTATAAAAGCTCTAGATACTGA
- a CDS encoding amidohydrolase family protein, with amino-acid sequence MTSVLVPLHYPTDSFLEAIKALDTEGELTVRYDLLQWADETRGTEQIPGFVERRAKYHGKFFKTDSIKIFGTGASSTYGSVVWDQKVLKKTVAALDREKFRIYIHDIGPTSTYNLMLDALEYAQKQNGKRDARHMITHVSDEAIPTIPRFLSLGIRADGHPLPKAFFDTNVQLSSSSDYPVREFYPMTRISAVVQSGIPLSRMLASHTINGAEAIFAENETGSIEVGKAADLVVMSHNLYKLKAEELEKAEELENAQVLMTMFNGKILYDAQTDHTSKERVTEQPDSHDH; translated from the coding sequence GTGACTTCTGTTCTTGTGCCATTGCATTATCCAACAGACAGTTTTCTGGAGGCTATAAAAGCTCTAGATACTGAAGGTGAATTAACCGTGCGTTATGATTTATTACAATGGGCAGATGAAACACGTGGTACTGAACAGATTCCAGGTTTCGTAGAACGCCGTGCAAAATATCATGGCAAATTCTTCAAGACAGATTCAATCAAAATTTTTGGCACAGGTGCAAGCAGTACATATGGTTCAGTCGTCTGGGATCAGAAAGTTCTGAAAAAAACCGTAGCTGCATTGGACCGTGAAAAATTCCGCATCTATATTCATGATATAGGGCCAACCAGTACTTACAACCTTATGCTTGATGCTTTGGAGTATGCCCAAAAACAGAATGGCAAGCGCGATGCACGCCACATGATTACACACGTCAGTGATGAGGCTATCCCGACTATACCGCGCTTTCTCTCATTAGGTATCCGTGCAGATGGTCATCCCTTACCTAAAGCATTTTTCGATACCAATGTACAGCTTAGTTCATCTAGTGATTATCCAGTACGTGAATTCTATCCGATGACACGAATCTCTGCCGTTGTTCAATCTGGCATCCCTTTAAGCAGAATGCTTGCCAGCCATACAATCAACGGCGCTGAAGCAATTTTTGCTGAAAACGAAACTGGTTCAATTGAGGTAGGTAAGGCTGCTGATCTGGTTGTAATGAGCCATAATTTATATAAGCTTAAGGCTGAGGAACTGGAAAAGGCTGAGGAACTGGAAAATGCACAGGTTCTAATGACTATGTTTAATGGCAAGATTCTCTATGATGCTCAAACCGATCACACATCGAAAGAGCGTGTGACTGAGCAACCAGATAGCCATGATCATTAA
- the bla gene encoding putative subclass B3 metallo-beta-lactamase, producing the protein MKIRNTFLFIFGLATVSTGNILAEPLKLPAEWTQSIEPFRITGPIYYVGTRGLGSYLLVSGSKAILIDTGLTENTALIEQNILKLGLNLSDVKIILVSHAHWDHVGALAQIQKNTGAKVFAMDKEVTALTTGKPTGDNILQSFSYTPVKVDHILRDKEVIKMGKIHLKATLTPGHTPGCTTWSTSLKEHGKTLKVVFPCSLSVAGNVLSNNQTYPGIVQDYQLSFRRLSKMPADIVLTSHPEAADLMNRKAKSEAGQLDAFTDRKLLEKIIKDAEFSFNQSLDNQKK; encoded by the coding sequence ATGAAGATTAGAAATACGTTTTTATTCATTTTCGGTCTTGCTACAGTCTCTACAGGCAATATCCTTGCCGAGCCTTTGAAGCTACCGGCAGAATGGACACAAAGTATAGAGCCTTTCAGGATTACTGGCCCTATCTACTATGTGGGTACGCGTGGTTTAGGCTCGTATCTTCTTGTTTCTGGTTCTAAAGCTATATTAATTGACACAGGCCTAACTGAAAATACTGCTTTAATTGAGCAGAATATACTGAAACTTGGGCTAAACCTTTCAGATGTAAAGATTATTTTGGTCAGCCATGCACACTGGGATCATGTTGGAGCTTTAGCACAAATTCAGAAGAATACAGGTGCTAAAGTATTTGCTATGGATAAAGAAGTTACAGCTTTAACAACAGGTAAGCCTACAGGAGACAATATTCTTCAGTCCTTTTCTTATACTCCGGTTAAAGTTGACCATATATTAAGAGATAAAGAAGTCATTAAAATGGGAAAAATACATCTTAAGGCAACCTTAACTCCCGGCCACACTCCTGGGTGTACCACCTGGTCAACCAGTTTAAAAGAACATGGAAAAACCCTGAAAGTAGTATTTCCATGCAGCTTATCTGTTGCCGGAAATGTATTATCGAATAATCAGACTTATCCAGGTATCGTACAGGATTATCAGCTGAGTTTTCGCCGCTTAAGCAAAATGCCTGCTGATATTGTACTGACCAGCCATCCTGAAGCAGCCGATCTTATGAACCGAAAAGCGAAGTCTGAGGCAGGACAGCTTGATGCTTTCACAGATCGGAAACTCCTGGAAAAAATTATTAAAGATGCTGAATTTTCTTTTAATCAGTCTCTTGATAACCAGAAAAAATAA
- a CDS encoding IS5-like element ISAha3 family transposase: MKKPTPKIYRTTNWSSYNQALIKRGNISIWFDPKTQWYAQPQGKQGRNQTYSDTAIQCCLMIKSLFRLSLRMVTGFVQSLIKLCGLNWTAPDYSTLCRRQKHIDIAISYQKSHDGLHLLVDSTGLKFLGEGEWKRKKHQPEYRRQWRKLHIGIDAETLQIRAVQLTTNNVSDSQVLGDLLDQIPLDERIDSVYTDGAYDTKCCRKVISDRQAHAVIPPRKNAKPWKDSKISSIERNELLQTVKHLGRTLWKKWSGYHRRSLVETKMHCIKLLGDRLTARHFQSQVNEIHARVAVLNRFTELGRPRTQVVS, encoded by the coding sequence ATGAAGAAGCCTACACCTAAAATCTATCGTACAACCAATTGGTCCTCGTATAACCAAGCTTTAATCAAGCGAGGAAATATTTCAATCTGGTTTGATCCTAAGACGCAATGGTATGCACAACCACAAGGCAAGCAAGGACGAAATCAAACTTATTCCGATACAGCGATTCAATGCTGTTTAATGATCAAATCTCTATTCCGTCTTTCTTTACGTATGGTTACTGGCTTTGTTCAAAGCCTGATTAAACTCTGTGGCTTGAATTGGACAGCACCAGATTACTCCACCCTTTGTAGACGACAAAAGCATATTGATATTGCGATAAGCTATCAGAAAAGTCATGATGGGTTACACCTACTTGTCGACTCTACGGGTTTAAAGTTTTTAGGTGAAGGCGAATGGAAGCGTAAAAAACATCAGCCTGAATACCGTCGGCAATGGCGTAAACTGCATATTGGTATAGATGCTGAAACACTGCAAATACGTGCCGTTCAGCTTACTACAAATAATGTCAGTGATTCACAAGTACTAGGTGATTTACTGGATCAAATTCCACTAGATGAGCGAATAGATTCTGTCTATACCGATGGCGCGTACGACACGAAGTGCTGCAGAAAAGTGATTTCAGATCGTCAAGCACATGCAGTAATTCCACCCAGAAAGAATGCCAAGCCCTGGAAAGATTCTAAAATAAGTTCAATAGAACGAAATGAGTTACTTCAAACGGTTAAACATTTAGGTAGAACCCTATGGAAAAAATGGTCGGGTTATCACCGTCGTAGTTTGGTGGAAACCAAGATGCATTGCATCAAATTATTAGGTGATAGGCTGACGGCAAGACATTTTCAAAGTCAGGTCAATGAAATTCATGCGCGTGTGGCAGTTCTGAATAGATTTACGGAATTAGGTAGACCTCGCACCCAAGTTGTGTCTTAA
- a CDS encoding 5-methyltetrahydropteroyltriglutamate--homocysteine S-methyltransferase: protein MSNTSPQARKLYAGYKADHVGSFLRPLRLKEARQAVADAKLSQAELTQIENEEILKIIALQKENNIKAITDGELRRAWWHYDFMENLIGAEGYEDSVGLKFHGIETKPHNVRIVGKLDFPENHPHLAHYKFLHDAVGTNGMAKMTIPSPNMMMRPKLRFNNTYGEDIQQYVVDLGLAYRKAVQAFHDLGCRYLQIDDVFWAYLISEEDRAREQAAGVDLDQLADFCVQTLNIALENKPEDLVVGLHICRGNFSSTWHYQGGYESIEDYIFKHLKNIDRYFLEYDTERAGGFEPLAKLQGSNAEVVLGLITSKVEELENKQAIIARIHEASQYLPLEQLALSPQCGFSSTEEGNRVPYDAQWRKLQLVNEIVAEVWGE, encoded by the coding sequence ATGAGCAATACTTCTCCTCAAGCCCGAAAGCTATATGCTGGCTATAAAGCTGATCATGTGGGCAGTTTCCTACGTCCTTTACGACTAAAAGAAGCACGTCAAGCTGTTGCTGATGCCAAATTGAGCCAAGCTGAACTTACTCAGATCGAAAATGAAGAAATATTAAAGATTATTGCGTTGCAAAAAGAAAATAATATCAAGGCAATTACTGATGGCGAATTACGTCGTGCTTGGTGGCATTATGATTTTATGGAAAACCTGATCGGTGCTGAAGGGTATGAGGATAGTGTCGGTTTAAAGTTTCATGGTATCGAGACCAAGCCCCATAATGTACGTATTGTAGGCAAACTCGATTTTCCAGAAAATCATCCACATCTGGCGCATTATAAATTTTTGCATGATGCGGTAGGCACTAATGGTATGGCCAAAATGACCATTCCAAGTCCAAATATGATGATGCGGCCTAAATTACGTTTTAATAATACGTATGGTGAAGATATTCAGCAATATGTGGTTGACTTGGGACTGGCTTACCGCAAAGCAGTACAAGCATTTCATGACTTGGGCTGCCGATATTTGCAGATTGATGATGTATTCTGGGCGTATTTGATCAGTGAAGAAGACCGTGCGCGTGAGCAAGCCGCCGGGGTCGACTTGGACCAGTTAGCTGACTTTTGTGTTCAGACCCTGAATATTGCCCTTGAAAATAAACCCGAAGATCTGGTGGTTGGTCTGCATATCTGTCGTGGTAATTTTTCTTCTACCTGGCACTACCAGGGTGGATATGAATCCATAGAAGACTATATCTTTAAACATCTTAAAAATATAGACCGCTATTTTCTGGAATATGACACAGAGCGCGCAGGTGGTTTTGAACCTTTAGCTAAACTACAAGGCAGTAATGCAGAAGTTGTTCTCGGTCTGATTACTTCGAAGGTAGAAGAGCTGGAAAATAAACAGGCCATCATCGCACGTATTCATGAAGCTTCCCAATATTTACCACTTGAACAGCTCGCACTTAGTCCACAATGTGGCTTCTCTTCAACCGAAGAAGGAAATAGAGTCCCTTACGACGCACAGTGGCGCAAACTTCAATTAGTGAATGAAATTGTGGCAGAAGTATGGGGAGAGTAA
- a CDS encoding bifunctional diguanylate cyclase/phosphodiesterase: MNNNCDDHDTYHIFNLIGQHTELHLILSAASTWLESRISNVLVAIMLYSEQEQILKFTSGKQNFSKQYGETIDNINIAPDERTCGRAAYLRKMVVSENLLKDIYWTPYQASIKLEKLYTCWSTPILSARGTLYGTFATYYRTLRKPTDHNIKLLKQAAAMVALAIELDLERKQRIAISEKYSSFYTYHPDAIFEIDTQGIMVSTNIASRKIIGFSDEQIRGKHYSSFLPAEYRDIADKAFKEAMQGNAQYYEIPAYHASGEMIWLDLTNLPIKQNHQVTGVFGIARDITLRRKNQEHLRLLKRGVNASPNGIIITDATAERKIVYVNPAFLHMTGYTEEDVMGKTCHFLQGPETEAEKIALVQRALKEHKEIQVTVKNYRKDGSWFWNRLMLGPVFDEAGRCTHFLGIQEDITQQRIHEDYITHQHSHDHLTGLANRQTFETNLQQAFKTQHHSSKPLFLCYIDLDDFKPLNDSLGHLIGDQIIKSVSDRLQALLQTGDFLGRFAGDEFALLMVNRNKRSEVITTAEEILKLFTQPFQIDEHKIHLSASIGIVADDCSIQRSSELLYHAVLAMKEAKRQGRNTWHWYEEANKKVMPVIDYAHLRLELMEALNDNQFNLFYQPLINPATGLVKGVEALIRWNHPQRGYIFPDIFIPLAERTGQIVAIGQWVLKKACMDIAEWNKTHQSQLTVSVNISPLQFRRAGFLQELEHALEISKLTPELLKIEVTEGMVIIGADRAIEILKSIRELGVQVSIDDFGTGYSSLSYLRRLPINQIKLDRSFIEHLTESDQDAAIVQSIIHLAHQLNLEVVAEGVETLKQAAFLYQQGCDLLQGYFYARPAPITELKTIYISSLG; this comes from the coding sequence ATGAATAACAATTGTGATGACCACGATACTTACCATATTTTTAATCTGATTGGTCAGCATACTGAACTTCATCTTATTTTAAGCGCGGCAAGTACCTGGCTAGAGTCCCGCATTTCAAATGTTCTTGTAGCAATTATGCTTTATTCTGAACAGGAACAAATTCTGAAATTTACTAGCGGCAAGCAGAATTTTTCTAAACAGTATGGGGAGACCATAGACAATATAAATATTGCACCAGATGAAAGAACATGTGGCAGGGCAGCATATTTGCGTAAAATGGTCGTCAGTGAAAATTTATTGAAAGATATTTACTGGACTCCCTATCAGGCCTCGATCAAGCTCGAAAAGCTTTATACCTGCTGGTCGACGCCTATTCTTAGTGCACGGGGAACTCTTTACGGGACGTTTGCAACTTATTATCGGACATTAAGAAAACCTACTGATCATAATATCAAGTTATTAAAACAGGCTGCGGCCATGGTTGCCTTGGCAATCGAACTTGACCTTGAACGCAAGCAGAGAATTGCAATAAGCGAAAAATATAGTTCTTTTTATACTTATCACCCTGATGCAATTTTTGAAATTGATACGCAAGGTATCATGGTGAGTACAAATATTGCCTCTCGTAAAATTATTGGTTTTTCTGATGAGCAAATCAGGGGAAAGCATTACAGTTCATTTTTACCTGCTGAATATCGTGATATTGCAGATAAAGCGTTTAAAGAGGCAATGCAGGGAAATGCACAATACTATGAAATTCCGGCTTATCATGCTTCTGGTGAAATGATCTGGCTCGATCTGACTAATTTACCGATTAAACAAAATCATCAGGTAACGGGAGTATTCGGTATTGCCCGTGATATTACATTACGGCGTAAAAATCAGGAACACTTGCGGTTATTAAAACGTGGAGTGAATGCCAGTCCTAATGGAATTATAATTACGGATGCTACCGCCGAGCGAAAAATCGTTTATGTTAATCCAGCCTTTTTACATATGACGGGTTATACCGAAGAAGATGTTATGGGCAAGACATGCCACTTTTTGCAAGGGCCGGAGACAGAAGCTGAAAAGATTGCTTTAGTACAGCGGGCTTTAAAGGAACACAAAGAAATACAAGTAACCGTTAAAAATTATCGTAAAGACGGGAGCTGGTTCTGGAACCGTTTAATGTTGGGTCCGGTTTTTGATGAGGCAGGTAGATGTACACATTTTTTGGGAATTCAGGAAGATATTACTCAACAGCGTATTCATGAAGACTATATTACCCATCAGCATAGTCATGATCATTTGACTGGTCTAGCTAACCGGCAGACCTTTGAAACCAACTTACAGCAGGCCTTCAAAACTCAACATCATAGTTCTAAGCCCTTATTCCTTTGTTATATTGACCTAGACGATTTTAAGCCGCTCAATGATAGTCTGGGGCACCTGATTGGTGACCAGATTATTAAAAGTGTAAGCGATCGCCTGCAAGCACTTTTACAAACTGGCGATTTCCTGGGCCGTTTTGCAGGTGATGAGTTTGCGTTATTAATGGTGAATCGAAATAAACGGTCAGAAGTAATTACAACTGCTGAAGAGATTCTAAAACTCTTTACACAACCTTTTCAAATTGATGAGCATAAAATCCATCTGAGTGCCAGTATTGGTATTGTCGCTGATGACTGTTCTATACAGCGTTCGTCAGAACTTTTATATCATGCTGTTTTAGCCATGAAAGAAGCAAAAAGACAAGGTCGTAATACCTGGCACTGGTATGAAGAAGCCAATAAAAAAGTTATGCCAGTAATTGACTACGCGCACTTACGCCTAGAGCTGATGGAAGCTTTAAACGATAATCAATTTAACCTCTTTTACCAACCCTTGATTAATCCTGCAACAGGTCTGGTCAAAGGCGTGGAAGCACTCATCCGCTGGAATCATCCACAGCGGGGATATATTTTTCCTGATATTTTTATTCCTTTAGCTGAAAGAACGGGACAGATTGTTGCAATTGGACAATGGGTGCTCAAAAAAGCCTGTATGGATATTGCTGAATGGAATAAGACTCATCAGAGTCAGCTTACTGTTTCGGTTAATATTTCGCCTTTACAGTTTCGTAGAGCAGGTTTCTTGCAAGAACTGGAACATGCACTGGAAATTAGCAAATTAACACCTGAGCTTCTCAAAATAGAAGTCACTGAGGGTATGGTAATTATTGGCGCTGACCGTGCTATTGAAATTTTAAAATCTATACGAGAGCTAGGGGTACAGGTATCTATAGATGACTTTGGTACAGGTTATTCCAGTTTGAGCTATTTACGACGTTTACCAATTAACCAGATCAAACTGGATCGAAGTTTTATTGAGCATCTTACAGAGAGTGACCAGGATGCTGCGATAGTTCAGTCTATTATCCATCTGGCTCATCAATTAAACCTGGAAGTTGTAGCCGAGGGAGTCGAAACCCTGAAACAGGCGGCCTTTCTCTACCAGCAGGGCTGCGATCTTTTACAAGGTTATTTTTATGCCCGTCCTGCGCCTATAACTGAATTAAAAACTATCTATATTTCATCATTAGGTTAA
- a CDS encoding purine-cytosine permease family protein gives MHNSSATDVLENSPSSAANETLEDYTLRYAPHSFRRWSPKVVAITALGGIAYLADFSIGASIGMAYGTTNAVFSILFAALIIFLTGIPLAYYAARYNIDLDLITRGAGFGYFGSVLTSIIFASFTFIFFALEGSIMAQGLLLGLGIPLWAGYLVSTVLVIPLVIYGMKALTKLQVWTTPIWLILMIGPVAYLIYQEPDLISQFAAYGGNEGFAVLDMAAIMLGAGICLSLIMQIGEQIDYLRFMPAKTKENSKSWWIAVISAGPGWVILGAIKQIIGAFLGFYLLTKIPGVNSTEPVQQFNAAFHDMLPGWLALSLAVILVVISQIKINVTNAYSGSLAWTSAYTRITKHYPGRIIFVMVNLAIALALMEGNMFAVLGKILGFYSNFAIAWVVVVATDIAINKYVLKLSPKEPEYRRDMLYNINPVGMVSFLVAAGLSIAAFFGLLGEFLAPYSPLIALLVAFILTPLMGLLTKGKYYIKNTNDGLKEARYDTEGTPVATVYHCVACNENYERPDVMYSHRHSGVICSLCKTMEK, from the coding sequence ATGCATAACTCATCAGCAACAGATGTACTAGAGAATAGTCCTTCTTCTGCCGCCAATGAAACCCTAGAGGATTATACGTTACGTTATGCGCCTCACAGTTTTAGACGCTGGAGTCCAAAGGTAGTAGCCATTACAGCATTAGGCGGAATTGCTTATCTGGCAGATTTTTCTATTGGTGCCAGTATCGGCATGGCATATGGTACTACAAATGCAGTGTTTTCAATTCTATTTGCGGCGCTCATTATTTTTTTAACAGGTATTCCACTGGCTTATTATGCAGCACGTTACAATATTGATCTGGACCTGATTACACGTGGAGCTGGATTTGGCTACTTTGGTTCAGTGCTAACCAGTATCATCTTTGCCAGTTTTACCTTTATTTTCTTTGCGCTTGAGGGATCAATTATGGCGCAAGGCTTGTTACTGGGTTTAGGTATTCCCCTCTGGGCAGGCTATCTGGTCTCTACCGTGCTGGTTATTCCACTAGTTATTTATGGTATGAAAGCTCTCACTAAATTACAGGTCTGGACTACCCCAATCTGGCTGATACTGATGATCGGACCGGTCGCTTATCTGATTTATCAGGAACCTGATCTGATAAGCCAGTTTGCTGCTTATGGCGGAAATGAGGGATTTGCAGTATTAGACATGGCAGCAATCATGCTGGGTGCAGGAATCTGTCTTTCACTCATCATGCAAATTGGTGAACAGATTGATTACCTGCGTTTTATGCCCGCTAAAACTAAGGAAAATAGTAAATCCTGGTGGATCGCAGTAATTTCTGCAGGTCCGGGCTGGGTCATTTTGGGTGCAATCAAGCAAATTATTGGGGCATTTTTAGGTTTTTATCTTCTTACAAAAATTCCAGGTGTAAACAGTACTGAACCTGTGCAACAGTTCAATGCAGCATTCCATGACATGTTACCAGGCTGGCTGGCTCTCAGTCTTGCTGTCATTCTGGTGGTAATTTCACAGATCAAAATCAATGTTACCAATGCCTATTCAGGATCACTGGCTTGGACGAGTGCTTATACCCGTATTACCAAGCATTATCCGGGTCGGATTATCTTTGTGATGGTCAATCTGGCCATTGCACTGGCACTGATGGAAGGCAATATGTTTGCAGTTTTAGGTAAAATCCTAGGTTTTTACTCTAACTTTGCAATAGCCTGGGTAGTGGTGGTCGCGACTGATATTGCTATTAATAAATATGTACTAAAGCTTTCTCCTAAAGAGCCTGAATACCGCCGTGACATGCTTTATAACATTAACCCGGTAGGCATGGTGTCATTTCTGGTAGCGGCTGGTTTATCTATTGCGGCATTCTTTGGCCTGCTTGGTGAATTTCTGGCACCTTATTCCCCTCTGATTGCACTGTTGGTAGCTTTTATCCTGACGCCCCTGATGGGTTTACTGACCAAGGGCAAATACTATATTAAAAATACTAATGATGGCCTGAAAGAGGCACGCTACGATACAGAAGGGACACCGGTAGCAACTGTCTATCACTGTGTAGCATGTAATGAAAATTATGAACGGCCAGATGTGATGTATTCGCATCGGCACAGTGGAGTGATCTGTTCTTTGTGCAAAACAATGGAAAAATAA
- a CDS encoding HupE/UreJ family protein, giving the protein MKNIIQRASLIMLGLIPAVSQAHPGHDHHSGFSAGFLHPFTGMDHMIMALALGVLLWSAARQWKILGMASMATALVFGFVLGQQQLFSSSLAEYGIIASLLMVTLALWSKSRIILPVATALLVTFHGIAHGNELGHSGHIAGLVSGMIIAMSLIYTAGLGLGALITRYIPYGKKIVGACAAIVALIGLA; this is encoded by the coding sequence ATGAAAAATATCATTCAAAGAGCCAGTTTAATAATGCTTGGCCTGATACCGGCAGTCAGTCAGGCACATCCGGGGCATGACCATCACTCAGGTTTTAGCGCGGGTTTCCTGCATCCTTTTACAGGCATGGACCATATGATTATGGCACTGGCGTTGGGCGTTTTACTTTGGTCCGCAGCCAGACAGTGGAAAATACTTGGCATGGCCAGTATGGCTACCGCACTGGTATTTGGTTTCGTGCTGGGTCAGCAACAGTTATTTTCGAGCAGTCTTGCCGAGTATGGCATTATTGCCTCACTGTTGATGGTTACTCTTGCACTATGGTCAAAATCCAGAATAATTTTACCTGTGGCTACAGCATTACTGGTGACTTTTCATGGTATTGCTCATGGTAATGAGCTCGGTCATTCAGGCCATATCGCCGGACTTGTTTCAGGTATGATAATAGCGATGTCTTTGATTTATACCGCAGGCTTGGGCCTTGGAGCATTGATTACACGCTATATTCCTTATGGCAAAAAAATTGTTGGGGCGTGTGCAGCAATTGTGGCCCTGATAGGCCTTGCTTAG
- the ureG gene encoding urease accessory protein UreG, with amino-acid sequence MTERSPLRVGIGGPVGSGKTALTLNLCRVLRDKYNMAVVTNDIYTKEDSNFLTRHEAMSPDRIVGVETGGCPHTAIREDASINLAAIDDLCEKFDGLELIIIESGGDNLAATFSPELSDLTLYVIDVAGGEKIPRKGGPGITKSDLLIINKTDLAPMVGANLDVMDQDAKRMRGEKPFLFSNMKTQDGLNEIIEFIEKQGLFKA; translated from the coding sequence ATGACAGAACGTAGTCCATTAAGAGTAGGCATTGGCGGACCGGTGGGTTCAGGTAAAACAGCTCTTACCTTGAATCTATGCCGTGTCTTACGGGATAAATACAATATGGCCGTGGTCACTAATGATATCTACACCAAGGAAGATTCAAACTTCCTGACCCGTCATGAGGCTATGAGTCCAGATCGTATTGTCGGGGTAGAGACAGGAGGCTGTCCGCATACCGCTATTCGTGAGGATGCTTCAATTAATCTGGCAGCGATTGATGATTTATGTGAGAAGTTTGATGGACTGGAACTGATCATTATTGAAAGTGGTGGAGATAATCTGGCCGCAACGTTTAGTCCTGAACTTTCTGATCTGACACTATATGTCATCGATGTTGCAGGAGGAGAAAAAATTCCACGTAAAGGCGGGCCGGGAATTACTAAATCTGATCTTCTGATTATCAATAAAACTGATCTGGCGCCAATGGTTGGAGCAAATCTGGACGTTATGGACCAAGACGCCAAACGTATGCGTGGTGAAAAACCATTTTTATTTTCCAACATGAAAACCCAAGATGGTTTAAATGAAATTATAGAATTTATTGAAAAACAAGGACTATTTAAAGCCTGA